One Panicum virgatum strain AP13 chromosome 9K, P.virgatum_v5, whole genome shotgun sequence genomic region harbors:
- the LOC120646825 gene encoding glucan endo-1,3-beta-glucosidase 3-like, giving the protein MNKLLLVFFLFLLGVAAVHGEDGAYIGVNIGTAMSSVPAPTQITTLLRSQNIRHVRLYDADRAMLAALANTGIRVIVSVPNEQLLAIGNSNATAANWVARNVAAHFPAVNITAIAVGSEVLSAQANAAPLLMPAMRYLQNALVAAALDRYIKISTPHSSSIILDSFPPSQAFFNRSLDNVLVPMLKFLQSTGSPLMLNVYPYYDYMRSNGVIPLDYALFRPLPPNKEAVDANTLLHYTNVFDAVVDAAYFAMSYLNVTNVPVMVTETGWPHKGDPSSEPDATAENADTYNSNLIRHVMNSTGTPKHPGVAVPTFIYELYDEDTRPGSTSEKYWGLFDMNGVPAYTLHLTGSGVLLANDTTNQTYCVAREDADPKMLQAALDWACGPGKVDCSALTQGQPCYEPDTVEAHATYAFNAYYHGMGMGSGTCYFSGVAVITTTDPSHGSCVYAGKNGSALLNGTSLAPSSNSTEGGSGAHRAVGDVSALARIVSAALLLSVLLL; this is encoded by the exons ATGAATAAGCTGCTCTtggtcttcttcctcttcctgctgGGCGTCGCAGCAGTTCATGGTGAAGATG GTGCCTACATCGGCGTGAACATTGGCACGGCCATGTCGTCGGTGCCGGCGCCGACGCAGATCACGACGCTGCTCCGCTCGCAGAACATCCGCCACGTCCGCCTCTACGACGCCGACCGGGCGATGCTGGCGGCGCTCGCCAACACCGGCATCCGCGTCATCGTCTCCGTGCCCAACGAGCAGCTGCTCGCCATCGGCAACTCCAACGCGACGGCGGCCAATTGGGTGGCGCGCAACGTGGCCGCGCACTTCCCCGCCGTCAACATCACGGCCATTGCCGTGGGGTCCGAGGTGCTCTCCGCGCAGGCCAACGCGGCGCCGCTGCTCATGCCCGCCATGCGCTACCTCCAGAACGCGCTGGTGGCCGCGGCGCTGGACCGATACATCAAGATCTCCACGCCGCACTCGTCGTCCATCATCCTCGACTCCTTCCCGCCGTCCCAGGCCTTCTTCAACCGGTCGCTGGACAACGTGCTGGTGCCGATGCTCAAGTTCCTGCAGTCCACGGGGTCGCCGCTCATGCTCAACGTGTACCCCTACTACGACTACATGCGCTCCAACGGCGTCATCCCGCTGGACTACGCGCTGTtccggccgctgccgcccaaCAAGGAGGCCGTGGACGCCAACACCCTGCTGCACTACACCAACGTCTTCGACGCGGTCGTCGACGCCGCCTACTTCGCCATGTCGTACCTCAACGTCACCAACGTGCCGGTGATGGTGACGGAGACCGGATGGCCGCACAAGGGCGACCCCTCCTCCGAGCCTGACGCTACCGCCGAGAACGCCGACACCTACAACAGCAACCTCATCCGGCACGTGATGAACAGCACCGGCACGCCGAAGCACCCCGGCGTGGCCGTGCCGACCTTCATCTACGAGCTGTACGACGAGGACACCCGGCCGGGGTCGACTTCGGAGAAGTACTGGGGCCTGTTCGACATGAACGGCGTCCCGGCGTACACCCTGCACCTGACGGGCTCCGGCGTGCTGCTGGCCAACGACACGACGAACCAGACCTACTGCGTGGCGCGGGAGGACGCGGACCCGAAGATGCTGCAGGCGGCGCTGGACTGGGCGTGCGGCCCCGGCAAGGTGGACTGCTCCGCGCTCACGCAGGGGCAGCCGTGCTACGAGCCGGACACCGTGGAGGCGCACGCGACGTACGCCTTCAACGCCTACTACCACGGCATGGGGATGGGCTCCGGGACCTGCTACTTCAGCGGCGTCGCGGTGATCACGACGACCGACCCAA GTCATGGATCCTGTGTCTACGCTGGGAAGAACGGGTCGGCGTTGCTGAACGGCACCTCGCTGGCGCCGTCGTCCAACTCCACGGAGGGCGGCTCCGGCGCGCACCGGGCGGTCGGCGACGTCTCGGCTCTCGCCCGCATCGTCTCCGCCGCGCTGCTCTTGAGCGTCCTCCTGTTGTAG